From Kitasatospora sp. MAP12-44:
GCTGATCCCGGTCGTCACCTTCCTGGGAACCGACCTCGGGGCGCTGATGGGTGGCGCGCTGGTCACCGAGCGGATCTTCAACATCCACGGCGTGGGCTACTACCTGTACCAGGGGATCGTGCGCCAGAACAGCAACACCGTGGTGGGCTTCGTGACCATCCTGGTCATCGTCTTCCTCGCGGCCAACCTGCTCGTCGACCTGCTCTACGCGGTCCTGGACCCGAGGATCCGTTATGCCTGACCAGGAGAAGTACAACAAGGCCGACCCGCTGTCCGAGGCCGGTACCGGCGAGGAGGAGATGCCCAGCGCGGTGGAGAGCCGGACCATGGACCTCGGCACCATGGAGGGGCAGAGCCTGATCAAGGCCGAGCGGCTGACGGACCACCCGGAGACCCCGCCGGCGGGCGAGGAGCGGGTCGTCGCGCGCAGCCTCTGGCAGGACGCCTGGCGGGACCTGCGCCGCAACCCGATCTTCATCATCTCCGGGGTGCTGATCGTCTTCCTGGTGATCGTGGCGATCTGGCCCACCCTGTTCACCTCGACGGACCCGCTCAAGTGCGACCTGGCGAACTCCCAGAACGGTGCCTCCAGCGGGCACCCGTTCGGCTTCGACAACCAGGGCTGCGACGTCTACGCCCGCACGATCCACGGTGCCCGCGCCTCCATCACGGTCGGCGTCTGCGCCACCGCCGGGGCTGCGCTGACCGGCACCGTGCTGGGCGGCCTGGCCGGCTTCTTCGGCGGCTGGCTCGACTCTGTCGTCTCGCGGATCGCCGACATCTTCTTCGGCATCCCGATCCTGCTCGGCGGGCTGGTCTTCCTCTCGGTGATCCCCAGCCAGTCGATCTGGATCGTGGTGGCCTTCATCATCGTCCTCGGCTGGCCGCAGCTGGCCCGCATCGCCCGCGGCGCCGTCATCACGGCGAAACAGCAGGACTACGTCACGGCGGCCCGAGCACTGGGCGCCGGCAACTCCCGGCTGATGCTGCGGCACATCCTGCCGAACGCCGTCGCGCCGATCATCGTGGTGGCGACCATCGCCCTGGGCACGTACATCTCGCTGGAGGCCACGCTGAGCTTCCTGGGGGTCGGGCTCAAGCCGCCGACGGTCTCCTGGGGCATCGACATCTCCTCGGCCGCGGACACCTTCCGCAACGCGCCGCACATCCTGCTCTACCCGGCCGGGGCGCTCAGCATCACCGTGCTGGCGTTCATCATGCTCGGCGACGCGGTCCGCGACGCTCTCGACCCCAAGCTGCGCTGAGAGAGGTCCCCACCAGCCATGAGTAGCAGCAGCATGAGCAGCACCAGTACGAGCACCCGGGCGGCCGACTCCCGCCAGGAGACGCCCGACAGCCAGGACGCCCCCCTGCTGGAGGTCCGCGGCCTCCATGTGGAGTTCCACACCAGGGAGGGCGTGGCCAAGGCCGTCAACGGGGTCGACTACTCGGTCCCGGGCGGGCGAGACCCTGGCGATCCTGGGCGAGTCGGGCTCCGGCAAGTCGGTCTCCGCACAGGCGGTGATGGGCATCCTGGACACCCCGCCGGCCAAGATCACCGACGGCGAGATCCTCTTCAAGGGCCGTGATCTGCTCACCCTCGGCAAGGAGGAGCGCCGCAAGATCCGCGGCGCGCAGATGGCGATGGTCTTCCAGGATGCGCTCTCCTCGCTGAACCCGGTGCACACCGTCGGCGCGCAGCTCGCCGAGATGTACCGGGTGCACCTCAAACTGAACCGCAAGGACGCCAAGGCCAAGGCGATCGAGATGATGGACCGGGTGCGGATCCCGGCCGCCGCGCAGCGGGTGGGCGACTACCCGCACCAGTTCTCCGGCGGTATGCGCCAGCGCATCATGATCGCCATGGCGCTGGCCCTGGAGCCGGCCCTGATCATCGCCGACGAGCCCACCACCGCCCTGGACGTGACGGTGCAGGCCCAGGTGATGGACCTGCTGGCGGAGCTCCAGGACGAGTACCACATGGGCCTGATCCTGATCACCCACGACCTGGGCGTGGTCGCCGACGTCGCGGACAAGATCGCCGTGATGTACGCCGGACGGATCGTCGAGACCGCCCCCGTCCACGAGCTCTACGCCAGGCCCGCGCACCCGTACACCCGCGGCCTGCTGGACTCGATCCCGCGGCTGGACCAGAAGGGCCAGGAGCTCTACGCGATCAAGGGCCTGCCGCCGAACCTGCTGCGGATCCCGCCGGGCTGCGCCTTCAACCCGCGCTGCCCGCGGGCCCAGGACATCTGCCGGACCTCGGTGCCGCCGCTCTTCGAGGTGACGGACGACGCGGGCACCCCGGCGCCCGGGCGGGCCAGCGCCTGCCACTTCTGGAAGGAGACCCTCCATGACTGACGGCGCCACCGCGCTCAGCGCGGCCGAGCCGGGGGAGGCGGCCTTCACCCAGCCCGTCCGGCACGGCGAGAACATCCTCGAAGTCCGCGACCTGGTCAAGCACTTCCCGTTGACCAAGGGGGTGGTCTTCAAGAAGGTCGTCGGTGCGGTGAAGGCCGTGGACGGGGTCTCCTTCGACCTGGTCAAGGGCGAGACGCTGGGCATCGTGGGGGAGTCGGGCTGTGGGAAGTCCACGCTGGCCAAGGTGCTGATGAACCTGGAGCCGGCGACGGAGGGCTCGGTCCGCTACAAGGGCGAGGAGATCTCCAAGCTCTCGGGTGCGGCCCTGAAGGCGGTTCGGCGCAACATCCAGATGGTGTTCCAGGACCCGTACACCTCGCTCAACCCGCGGATGACGGTCGGCGACATCATCGGAGAGCCGTTCGAGATCCACCCGGAGGTGGCGCCGAAGGGCGACCGCCGCAAGGCCGTTCAGGATCTGCTGGACGTGGTCGGGCTCAACCCCGAGTACATCAACCGCTATCCGCACCAGTTCTCCGGCGGTCAGCGCCAACGCATCGGCATCGCCCGGGGGTTGGCGCTCAAGCCGGAGATCATCATCTGCGACGAGCCGGTCTCCGCGCTGGACGTCTCGGTGCAGGCGCAGGTGGTCAACCTGCTGGAGCAGCTGCAGCGCGACTTCAACCTCTCGTACATGTTCATCGCGCACGACCTGTCGATCGTGCGGCACATCTCCACCCGGGTCGGCGTGATGTACCTCGGCAAGATGGTGGAGATCGGCAGCGATCTGCAGATCTACGAGCACGCCACCCACCCGTACACCCAGGCGCTGCTGTCGGCCGTCCCGCTGCCGGACCCCACGGCGCGCGCGGACCGGGACCGGATCGTGCTGGTGGGCGACGTCCCCTCACCGGCCAACCCGCCCTCCGGCTGCCGCTTCCGCACCCGCTGCTGGAAGGCCCAGGACCGCTGCGCCAGCGAGATCCCGCTGCTGGTGATCCCGCCCTGGCTGGACGGGCTCGCCGCGCACGAGTCGGCTTGTCATTTCGCTGCGGAGCGCGAGATTGGGCAGGGCGCTGCGGAGCGCGAGATCGGGCAGAGCGCTGCGGAGCGCGAGATTGGGCAGAGCGCTGCGGACGAGGGGGACGAGGGGGACGAGGGGGACCAGGGCTGATCAGAAACGACGCAGGGCCCGGAGCGGGTGCTCCGGGCCCTGCGTCACGAGCTGTCGGGATCAGGCCTCGCTGGACCGGGTCGCCGGCACGGTGGCGGCGCGCTTGCTGGCGGCGTCACCGTCCTCCGGGAAGTGGCAGGCGGTGAGGTGACCGGCGTCGTTGCCGCCGATCTGGAGCAGCTGCGGCTCCTCCGTCGCGCACTTCTCCTGCGCCTTCCAGCAGCGGGTGCGGAAGCGGCAGCCGGACGGCGGGTTGAGCGGCGACGGGACGTCACCGGTCAGCCGGATGCGCTCGACGGAGGTGTTGTCCGGGTCGGCGTCGGGAGCGGCCGAGAGCAGCGCGTGGGTGTACGGGTGGCGGGGACGCGTGTAGAGCGCGTCCCGCTCCGCGATCTCCACGATCTTGCCCAGGTACATCACCGCGACGCGCTGCGAGAAGTGCCGGACGATCGAGAGGTCGTGCGCGATGAAGACGAACGCGATGCCCAGGTCGCGCTGCAGGCCCTGGAGCAGGTTGACGACCTGCGCCTGGATCGACACGTCGAGCGCGGAGACCGGCTCGTCCGCGATGATCAGCTTCGGGTTGAGCGCGAGCGCCCGGGCCACGCCGATGCGCTGGCGCTGGCCGCCGGAGAACTCGTGCGGGAAGCGGTTGAAGTGCTCCGGGTTGAGACCGACGATCTCCAGGAGCTCCTTGACCCGCGCGGTGCGACCGCCGGCCGGCTCGATGTTGTTGATCTCCATCGGACCGGCGATGATCGTGCCGACCGTGTGCCGCGGGTTCAGCGACGAGTACGGGTCCTGGAAGATCATCTGGATCTCGGACCGGATCGGCGCGAGCTCCTTGCGGGTGGCGTGCGTGATGTCCTGGCCGTCGTATTTCACCGACCCGCCGGTGGGCTCGAGCAGGCGGGTGAGCAGTCGGCCGGTGGTCGACTTGCCACAGCCGGACTCGCCGACCAGGCCCAGGCTCTCGCCTTCCTGGACGTTGAAGGTCACACCGTCAACGGCCTGGACGGCGCCGATCTGGCGCTTGAACGGGAAACCACCCATCACGGGGAAGTGCTTGGTGAGGCCGTTGACCTCCAGCAGGGTCTTGCCGGAGGAGGGGGCGGCCGCGGCCGGCTCGGTCAGAGTCTGCTTTGCGCTCATGGGATTTCCTTGGCTCCTTTACCGAGGCTCAGCTGCTCAGCCGGGGCAGGATCTGCTCGGTGAGGATGGACTGCTTCTGCGCGGGCGTGAGGTGGCAGGCGGAGAGGTGGCCGTTGGCCAGCTCCAGCGGCGGCCGCTCGGTGACGCACTTG
This genomic window contains:
- a CDS encoding ABC transporter permease, yielding MPDQEKYNKADPLSEAGTGEEEMPSAVESRTMDLGTMEGQSLIKAERLTDHPETPPAGEERVVARSLWQDAWRDLRRNPIFIISGVLIVFLVIVAIWPTLFTSTDPLKCDLANSQNGASSGHPFGFDNQGCDVYARTIHGARASITVGVCATAGAALTGTVLGGLAGFFGGWLDSVVSRIADIFFGIPILLGGLVFLSVIPSQSIWIVVAFIIVLGWPQLARIARGAVITAKQQDYVTAARALGAGNSRLMLRHILPNAVAPIIVVATIALGTYISLEATLSFLGVGLKPPTVSWGIDISSAADTFRNAPHILLYPAGALSITVLAFIMLGDAVRDALDPKLR
- a CDS encoding dipeptide ABC transporter ATP-binding protein, which encodes MTDGATALSAAEPGEAAFTQPVRHGENILEVRDLVKHFPLTKGVVFKKVVGAVKAVDGVSFDLVKGETLGIVGESGCGKSTLAKVLMNLEPATEGSVRYKGEEISKLSGAALKAVRRNIQMVFQDPYTSLNPRMTVGDIIGEPFEIHPEVAPKGDRRKAVQDLLDVVGLNPEYINRYPHQFSGGQRQRIGIARGLALKPEIIICDEPVSALDVSVQAQVVNLLEQLQRDFNLSYMFIAHDLSIVRHISTRVGVMYLGKMVEIGSDLQIYEHATHPYTQALLSAVPLPDPTARADRDRIVLVGDVPSPANPPSGCRFRTRCWKAQDRCASEIPLLVIPPWLDGLAAHESACHFAAEREIGQGAAEREIGQSAAEREIGQSAADEGDEGDEGDQG
- a CDS encoding dipeptide ABC transporter ATP-binding protein, which codes for MSAKQTLTEPAAAAPSSGKTLLEVNGLTKHFPVMGGFPFKRQIGAVQAVDGVTFNVQEGESLGLVGESGCGKSTTGRLLTRLLEPTGGSVKYDGQDITHATRKELAPIRSEIQMIFQDPYSSLNPRHTVGTIIAGPMEINNIEPAGGRTARVKELLEIVGLNPEHFNRFPHEFSGGQRQRIGVARALALNPKLIIADEPVSALDVSIQAQVVNLLQGLQRDLGIAFVFIAHDLSIVRHFSQRVAVMYLGKIVEIAERDALYTRPRHPYTHALLSAAPDADPDNTSVERIRLTGDVPSPLNPPSGCRFRTRCWKAQEKCATEEPQLLQIGGNDAGHLTACHFPEDGDAASKRAATVPATRSSEA